From a region of the Rhinolophus sinicus isolate RSC01 linkage group LG04, ASM3656204v1, whole genome shotgun sequence genome:
- the OR5C1 gene encoding olfactory receptor 5C1 has translation MTPENFTGARGVPAEFILLGITDRQDLRLTLFLIFLPVYLVGLLGNVGMVVLIRVEARLHTPMYFFLANLSLLDACYASAIGPKMLVDLLLPQATIPYAACALQMFVFAGLADAECCLLAAMAYDRYVAIGNPLLYTTAMSRRLCLALLGASGVGGALSAFVHTTFTFRLSFCRSREINSFFCDIPPLLAISCDDTSLNELLLFAVCGFIQTATMLAIAVSYGFIAAAVIRMRSLEGRRRAASTCGSHLVAVAMLYGTLIFMYLRPSSSYALNTDKMASVFYTLVIPALNPLIYSLRNKEVKEALRRTWSRSCCPGAGCPGVA, from the coding sequence ATGACGCCAGAGAACTTCACCGGGGCCAGGGGGGTCCCTGCTGAATTCATCCTCCTGGGCATCACAGATCGTCAGGACCTGCGCCTGACCCTCTTCCTTATCTTCCTGCCAGTCTACCTGGTGGGCCTGCTGGGAAATGTGGGCATGGTGGTGCTGATCCGCGTGGAGGCCCGGCTCCAcacgcccatgtacttcttcctggcCAACCTCTCCCTGCTGGACGCCTGCTATGCCTCCGCCATCGGCCCCAAGATGCTGGTGGACCTGCTGCTGCCCCAGGCCACCATCCCTTACGCGGCCTGTGCCCTCCAGATGTTTGTGTTTGCCGGGCTGGCTGACGCGGAGTGCTGCCTGTTGGCAGCCATGGCCTATGACCGCTACGTGGCCATCGGAAACCCTCTTCTCTACACGACGGCCATGTCACGGCGCCTATGCCTGGCCTTGCTGGGAGCATCAGGCGTGGGCGGGGCGCTGAGTGCCTTTGTCCACACGACTTTCACCTTCCGCCTGAGCTTCTGCCGCTCCCGGGAGATCAACAGCTTTTTCTGCGACATCCCTCCGCTGCTGGCCATCTCGTGCGACGACACCAGCCTCAACGAACTCCTCCTCTTCGCCGTGTGTGGCTTCATCCAGACGGCCACGATGCTGGCTATCGCCGTGTCTTACGGTTTCATCGCTGCGGCTGTGATCCGCATGCGCTCGCTCGAGGGCCGCCGGCGAGCAGCTTCTACCTGTGGCTCCCACCTCGTGGCGGTGGCCATGCTGTACGGGACACTCATTTTCATGTACCTGCGCCCCAGCTCCAGCTATGCCCTGAACACCGACAAAATGGCATCCGTGTTCTACACCCTGGTCATCCCGGCCCTCAACCCGCTCATTTACAGCCTCCGCAACAAGGAGGTCAAGGAGGCGCTCAGAAGGACCTGGAGCCGGTCCTGCTGTCCGGGCGCGGGGTGCCCGGGCGTGGCCTGA
- the LOC141571276 gene encoding olfactory receptor 1N1-like, translating into MVYEKTSTDSSIWSLQQAYQEIRNRTSVSDFLLLGFSEHPEQQPLLFGIFLATYLLTVLGNLLIILAIGSDRHLHTPMYFFLANLSFIDTCCSCTIVPKVLVNMHTQHHTISHTGCLVQMYFFMTLSLMDNFLLAVMAYDRYVAICLPLHYTTVMCPQRCLLLVTASWLCSHLLAFSLSFPMTQFSFCASHSIPHFFCDVLPLLKLTCSDTHIFQIMMFAEVALSGVVPLTCILVSYAHIMSTVLRAPSAGGKHKVFSTCGSHLTVVTLFYGTIFLVYFQPSSSYSADTGMVASVVYTMVTPMLNPFIYSLRNRDMKGALWRLFSWGRCCTP; encoded by the exons ATGGTTTATGAAAAAACTTCAACTGATTCCAGCATTTGGTCTCTTCAACAAGCCTATCAG gaaattagaaaccGAACCAGCGTGTCTGACTTCCTGCTCCTGGGCTTCTCTGAACACCCAGAGCAGCAGCCTCTCCTGTTCGGGATCTTCCTGGCCACGTACCTGCTCACCGTGCTGGGGAACCTGCTCATCATCCTGGCCATAGGTTCTGACCGGCACCTCCACAcccccatgtacttcttcctggcCAACCTGTCCTTCATCGATACCTGCTGCTCCTGCACCATTGTCCCCAAGGTGCTGGTGAACATGCACACACAGCACCACACCATCTCCCACACTGGGTGCCTCGTGCAGATGTATTTCTTCATGACACTGTCCCTGATGGATAACTTCCTGCTGGCTGTGATGGCGTATGACCGCTACGTGGccatctgtcttcctctgcaCTATACCACAGTCATGTGTCCCCAACGCTGCCTGTTACTGGTCACTGCATCCTGGCTCTGCTCCCACCTCCTGGCCTTCTCACTCTCTTTTCCGATgactcagttctctttctgtGCCTCCCATTCCATCCCACACTTCTTCTGTGACGTACTCCCACTCCTCAAACTTACCTGTTCAGACACCCATATCTTTCAGATCATGATGTTTGCTGAAGTAGCCCTCTCAGGTGTGGTCCCTCTCACCTGTATCTTGGTGTCTTATGCACACATCATGTCCACCGTCCTCAGGGCCCCCTCTGCTGGGGGGAAGCACAAAGTCTTCTCCACCTGTGGCTCTCATCTGACAGTGGTCACTCTTTTCTACGGAACTATCTTTCTGGTGTATTTCCAGCCCTCCTCATCCTATTCAGCAGACACTGGAATGGTGGCATCTGTGGTATACACAATGGTGACCCCCATGCTGAACCCCTTTATCTACAGCCTGAGGAACAGGGACATGAAGGGGGCTTTGTGGAGACTCTTCAGCTGGGGAAGATGTTGCACCCCATAA